A single Numenius arquata chromosome 1, bNumArq3.hap1.1, whole genome shotgun sequence DNA region contains:
- the IL1R2 gene encoding interleukin-1 receptor type 2: MAERLQNHRFQHTFPWLSPSAFLWEKMCGLFFVLVTCTAGASAFRLQQVKSTENCPDHTVYFKHYYELHGEPVVLKCPPLTYKHLDFSAWAPNITWYKNGSKTMISGRDEDPRIWAKGDALWFLPAMLEDSGVYICTRRNSSYCAEVSIHLTVLEKTAAREIAYLQVLFTFTSGKIVCPDLWDFTPNRTSLELKWYKDALPLEDASEKFVILKGSTSLIMTSVLPTDAGYYTCKMAFPYEGVTYEITRTIQLETAEQEKRIIPIIVYPTQRTTSAALGSKMTLPCKVFVGLSSHVHTDVEWLANDTGVDVVYKQSRVTEGERQEIVENGENFIEVPLVFDSVEEVDFYTDFTCLAQNRYGYQVLPTRVKQEAVGLSWYIAMIPVALAGVILGGICVHKCWKRRADKGYAIPKV; the protein is encoded by the exons ATGGCTGAAAGACTGCAGAACCACAG ATTTCAACACACTTTCCCTTGGCTGTctccttctgctttcctctgggaAAAAATGTGTGGGCTCTTCTTTGTCCTGGTGACATGCACAGCGGGCGCCTCTGCTTTCAGACTCCAGCAAGTCAAAAGCACTG AAAACTGCCCAGATCACACCGTGTATTTCAAACACTACTATGAACTGCATGGAGAACCTGTGGTTCTGAAATGCCCTCCCCTCACATACaaacatttggatttttctgCGTGGGCCCCTAATATCACATGGTATAAAAACGGTTCAAAAACCATGATATCAGGAAGAGATGAAGATCCAAGAATCTGGGCAAAAGGAGATGCACTCTGGTTTTTACCAGCAATGCTAGAAGACTCAGGAGTATATATCTGCACCAGAAG GAACTCCTCCTACTGCGCCGAGGTCTCCATCCATCTCACGGTCCTGGAGAAAACAGCTGCTCGGGAGATTGCCTATCTCCAGGTTCTCTTCACTTTCACCTCTGGAAAGATTGTTTGCCCTGACCTGTGGGATTTTACACCAAACAGGACAAGCCTGGAGCTCAAGTGGTACAAG GATGCTCTGCCTTTGGAAGACGCCAGTGAAAAATTCGTAATTCTGAAAGGTTCGACTTCTCTGATCATGACTTCTGTGCTACCAACAGACGCTGGCTATTACACCTGCAAGATGGCATTTCCCTACGAAGGCGTAACCTATGAAATCACCAGAACAATTCAACTGGAGACCGCTG aacaagaaaagagaattATCCCAATAATTGTGTATCCAACACAAAGGACAACATCAGCTGCTCTCG GCTCCAAGATGACTCTCCCCTGCAAAGTCTTTGTTGGACTGAGCAGCCACGTCCATACCGATGTGGAATGGCTAGCAAATGACACCGGCGTTGATGTGGTTTACAAGCAAAGCAGAGTTACAGAGGGGGAACGACA agaaattGTAGAGAATGGTGAAAACTTCATTGAAGTGCCACTGGTTTTTGATTCTGTCGAAGAAGTGGATTTTTACACAGACTTTACATGTTTGGCCCAGAACAGATATGGCTACCAAGTACTACCAACAAGGGTCAAGCAGGAAG CTGTCGGCTTGTCCTGGTACATTGCAATGATTCCCGTCGCATTGGCTGGCGTGATCCTGGGGGGGATATGCGTACACAAGTGCTGGAAGCGGAGAGCCGATAAAGGATACGCAATACCAAAGGTTTAA